The Rhipicephalus sanguineus isolate Rsan-2018 chromosome 10, BIME_Rsan_1.4, whole genome shotgun sequence genome segment TGAAAAGGGGCACGGCGCCGGGCCGAGACAAGATCACGGTAAATCTTCTTGCTAATCTTCCCGATTCGGCATACATGCACCTCCTCGACTATATGAACACCATCTGGGAAGGTCAACCTCTCCAGAAATACTGGAAGACCGCCCTGGTTACTTTTATACCTAAGTCGGGCAAACCTATCAACACCGATAACCTACGTCCCATTTCTCTCACATCATGTGCAGGAAAGCTTATGGAAACCATGGTTCGAGATCGACTCTCATCGTATCTCGAGCGCACAGGTGCCTTTGCTGACACCATGTATGGCTTCCGACCACACAAATCGGCACAAGACGTTCTACTACAACTCCATCGCGAAGTAATACAGCCTGCAACTATGCGCAGCAATGATAAGGTCGTCCTCGCCCTAGACCTGAAAGGCGCCTTCGACAATGTCAAGCATAGTGCTATCCTGGACAATCTCAACACCACAAACTGCGGCAGCAGGACCTTTTCCTACATACGAGATTTCTTGTCTGATAGGGAGGCCCTTCTGCGCATTGAGGATGTCGAATACGGTCCCTACCTCATGGGTACAATAGGCACACCACAAGGCGCGGTCCGCTCGCCGCTACTTTTTAACATCGCTTTGATGTACCTTCCGAGAGAGCAGGCTCGGATACCAGGCATCCAACATGCGTTGTATGCCGATGATATTTCAGTATGGAGCACACATGGGAACCTGGGAGAAATTGAGGCCTGTCTCCAACAGGCTGCCTCCGCTGTCGAATCTTATGCGTCGGCGTGTGGGCTCCAGTGCGTCCCAGCTAAATCCGAATTTGTACATATCAAAGCCATCCTCAAAGACAAAACACGCATCTGCCTGGCCCTCTCAGGGGGACCCATTCGCgaggcagaagaaatcagaatccTCGGCCTGTACATTCACAGTCGCCTCAAGATCGACACAACTATCACCAAACTCAAAAAGACCGGCGAACTGGTAGGACGGATGATTCACCGCGTCTCAAATAAGCGTGGAGGACTGCGAGGTAGGGATGCGCTTCGGCTCTCCCAGGCCTTCATCACCAGCAGAATCCTGTACTCCGTTCCCTATCTCCGGCTTACGAAACACGATCCCGAGCGCATAGACGCAATAATACGAAAGGCCACCAAACGGGCTCTGGGCCTTCCAATCACAACATCCAATGCGCGTTTGACCGCACTTGGCGTGATCAACTCGCTCCAGGAGCTCACGGAAGCCCATCTAGTCAACCAGTACACTCGGCTTGCGCAGACGCCTTCAGGTCGGCGCCTTCTCGCTCGCCTCTATATACAACACGACCATGAAACAGAGGACACGCTCAGGGTACCGGAGCTTTGGAGGCACAAACTTTTCGTCGAGCCTCTACCCAGAAACATGGACTCGGAGTTGCACCAGGGAAGACGGGAAGCGCGCGTTCGGGCGCTAGAAACACGGCACGGTAGTAACGCAGGAGTTTACTACGTGGACGTCGCCGGACCGGGAGCGAGGGGGTACTATACGGCAGCAGTATTCCACAAGGAAACGCACGTGGATGGCCTTTCCTTTAAGGCCCGCAACTCCACACAGGCGGAGGAGGTCGCCATAGCGTTAGTTCTCTCGCACAAAACATCTAATGTAATCATTACTGATTCTCGCAAAGCCTGCGCCCGCTACCTGGCAGGGGAAATTTCACCCCTTGCCTACGAAATTCTGCATGCGAGCACAAGGTTCGCCGAACCCACCCCAAAACGCTTGGTATGGACCCCAGGCCATCAGGGACTTCGAGGGAACGAGGCCGCAGACgcggctgcccgagcgctcattCCCCGGGTACCGCATTTCAACCCTATGGACTGGAACCCACAACCGCCGTTGCTCAGGTACAAATAAATTGTAGAGCACTATCGCTTCCAGCATTGCCGGTATCCACCCTGCCAAGGGTCTGGATAAGGCGGGAGAAAGAATCCTACGCCGACTTCAAACGAACACATTACTATGCCCGACCATATTACAATACTtcgatccagcagtcactggcagGTGCAAGCACTGTGGGGAGACAGCCGATgtctaccacatggtatgggcctgccagctgaacacagccattccccccctccccaaccctacgcgagaggactgggaggcgacgctgcttagctgctctgacctgggggcccaacaagccctcattgcgcgagcaaaagcagcggtgtcgtccaatgacgtcccggactgagaatgtcgcctaatctgtagggccctttcaggggctcatacactctcttttatagtaaagtttttcaccaccaccgcTCGCGTGATGCATGGCGACGGGCTGCAAATGAAACATTAAGGAGCGAAAACAGAGACGCTAGGTGGTCCCGAACAACTTAACTCTATAACGACGTTTGTTGGTATCTGAGGAACAAAGCGTCTTCATTTATTAGGCCGAAAGCCTTTGATGTCTCATTAAACCCGAAAATTGACGGTTAGCGTCGGCGgtgtcggcgttaacacgagtggtggaaaaatcatcatcacgtgatgagatCACGATGTGACGTTATATGATGAagtcatgacatgacatcgttgcttggtcaaaggtgtgccggtcacggaggcagtacgaaaccaggtgaagtgaagaagacttgcaatgcctccgatcctggaggcagtggaaaccacgttaggtgcagaaatatctcggagggggcCGCGGGAGATTCAATacgtcgactgcgaagaaaaagaacatgcctTCGATGTCTTGGGCGAGAAACacgccttcgattcgtcttaggtgaatgcgtaagggaccctgtgattttttactCAGCCTAAGGACGAGGAGAAATCACATAACGGGTGGTAAAATTATTGGCCTATAT includes the following:
- the LOC119406526 gene encoding uncharacterized protein LOC119406526, producing MRSNDKVVLALDLKGAFDNVKHSAILDNLNTTNCGSRTFSYIRDFLSDREALLRIEDVEYGPYLMGTIGTPQGAVRSPLLFNIALMYLPREQARIPGIQHALYADDISVWSTHGNLGEIEACLQQAASAVESYASACGLQCVPAKSEFVHIKAILKDKTRICLALSGGPIREAEEIRILGLYIHSRLKIDTTITKLKKTGELVGRMIHRVSNKRGGLRGRDALRLSQAFITSRILYSVPYLRLTKHDPERIDAIIRKATKRALGLPITTSNARLTALGVINSLQELTEAHLVNQYTRLAQTPSGRRLLARLYIQHDHETEDTLRVPELWRHKLFVEPLPRNMDSELHQGRREARVRALETRHGSNAGVYYVDVAGPGARGYYTAAVFHKETHVDGLSFKARNSTQAEEVAIALVLSHKTSNVIITDSRKACARYLAGEISPLAYEILHASTRFAEPTPKRLVWTPGHQGLRGNEAADAAARALIPRVPHFNPMDWNPQPPLLRYK